TGCCTCCACTTGGATCCATTCCTTAAAAGTAGGCAACCCTTGCGAAGTTTTTGGCCCCCGCGAGTCTTTGGATTTTTCCAATATGGAAGAAGACGCCATCCTTTTCGGTGATGAAACTTCTTTTGGTATTGCGAAGGTTTTGCAAAACAACGTAAAAAAGAAATCTCATACATTCCTCGAATTGACCTCACTAGAGGCAGGGAAAGAAGCTCTAAGTCATCTGGGACTTACTGGACACAGAATAATGGAACGATCTCTTGATGGATCGCATCTCCAAACAATAACAAAGGAAATATTTGAACTGATTTCAAAGATTCCCGAGGCAAAGCTTTTTCTAACTGGACGTGCCAGTTCGATCCAACAAGTCAGGACCTATTTAAAGAATTCAGGAATTCCCACTAACAGGATAATGGTTCGCGTTTACTGGGCAGATGGAAAGAAGGGTTTGGATTGAGAAGGGTGATTTGGTCGTTCCCAATTGGATTGAATCGTTGATCTTAATTAAATAATGGGAGGGCCACTCCGGGGTGCAACTACGATGATAAGGATATGATCCGTCTCTATCGAATATAAAATCTTATATGGGAATTTATGAAGGATATACATTCTTATTTTCCCATTACCAAATCGTCTTTACCTAACCTGGAAGCTGGATCAAAAATTTTTAGGAGTCTCCGATAAAAGAATTTTTGTTCTCAGCCAAAGAGGCACGATCCTCCCTATTCGAGTAGCCAAAGCGGTTCCGTACGGGAAACGGTTTTCTTTCCATTCTTTTCTAATGCCCTTTAGGACTA
This genomic stretch from Leptospira harrisiae harbors:
- a CDS encoding FAD-binding oxidoreductase — translated: MSKANSFFKRSIKSVFSIFLTQTKVSKIEQLADGFLLIEMTGTKLKEAKWIPGSKVQVDVGNLTYRTYTPISVDKNEGKLSFICFKRSEGPASTWIHSLKVGNPCEVFGPRESLDFSNMEEDAILFGDETSFGIAKVLQNNVKKKSHTFLELTSLEAGKEALSHLGLTGHRIMERSLDGSHLQTITKEIFELISKIPEAKLFLTGRASSIQQVRTYLKNSGIPTNRIMVRVYWADGKKGLD